A window of the Thermus albus genome harbors these coding sequences:
- a CDS encoding PEGA domain-containing protein: protein MRKLLLAILGLGAALAQQISPQGILVNPVPTDLQVRVWVDKDPGKRGTSVYQIGEPIFIYVNVNQDAYVYLFNINADGKIDPILPNAFERDNFLRAGETRRFPPEGGRYRYTVTGPEGEDRILAVASKRPLSLGEILDVEANRLRVQGAEGLARALSIVVEPLPPKDWVTDVARYYVGRVTAPPPSPALATLVVDSRPTGAEVYLNGRLSGRTPLTLQVNPGRQEVEVRLAGYQPYRVMVNPKPGERVQVFAQLVPEPRQGTLSITSSPPGAEVYVEGTLRGRTPLSLTLPEGRYQVELRLAGYESYRAQVQVRRGETTRLEVRLNPVPRTGTLLLESSPTGAEVYVNGALRGRTPLRLVLDEGTYRVEFRAPGYEPYSASVRVERGRETRVSASLRPIRTGELYLEARPEGAEVYVDGRLMGRAPLRISLEAGLHEVRVLAPGYGEYRAQVEVRPGESVRLYVELVPVRAVLELYLNVEARVFLDGEEVGVAKGGYLRLEAPFGQHELTLVAPGYRTLVETVRITGNQVLRFTLRPL from the coding sequence ATGCGGAAACTGCTTTTGGCCATTTTGGGTTTGGGGGCGGCGTTGGCCCAGCAGATAAGCCCCCAGGGCATCCTCGTGAACCCGGTGCCCACCGACCTTCAGGTAAGGGTTTGGGTGGACAAGGATCCAGGAAAGCGGGGCACCAGCGTTTATCAGATCGGTGAGCCCATCTTCATCTACGTGAACGTGAACCAGGATGCCTATGTCTACCTTTTCAACATCAACGCGGATGGCAAGATTGACCCCATTCTGCCCAACGCCTTTGAGCGGGACAACTTCCTTAGGGCTGGGGAAACCCGGCGCTTTCCCCCGGAAGGAGGCCGCTACCGTTACACGGTGACCGGCCCGGAAGGGGAGGACCGCATCCTGGCGGTGGCCAGCAAGCGCCCCCTCTCCTTGGGGGAGATCCTGGATGTAGAGGCAAACCGGCTGCGGGTGCAAGGGGCGGAAGGCCTGGCCCGGGCGCTTTCCATTGTGGTGGAGCCCCTTCCCCCCAAGGACTGGGTCACGGACGTGGCCCGCTACTACGTGGGCCGGGTGACAGCACCTCCACCTAGCCCGGCCCTGGCCACCTTGGTGGTGGACTCCAGGCCCACCGGCGCCGAGGTCTACCTCAACGGCCGGCTTTCCGGGCGCACTCCCCTTACCCTCCAGGTGAACCCCGGCCGGCAGGAGGTGGAGGTGAGGCTTGCCGGGTACCAGCCCTACCGGGTGATGGTGAACCCCAAGCCGGGAGAGCGGGTGCAGGTGTTCGCCCAGCTGGTGCCCGAGCCCAGGCAGGGGACCCTTTCCATCACCTCTAGCCCCCCGGGGGCCGAGGTGTATGTGGAAGGTACCCTTAGGGGCCGCACTCCCCTTTCCTTAACCCTCCCCGAGGGCCGTTACCAGGTGGAGCTTAGGCTGGCCGGCTACGAGTCCTACCGGGCCCAGGTCCAGGTGCGGAGGGGCGAGACCACTAGGCTAGAGGTGCGCCTTAACCCCGTTCCCCGCACCGGGACCCTCCTCCTGGAGTCCAGCCCCACGGGGGCCGAGGTCTACGTGAACGGCGCCTTGCGGGGCCGCACGCCCTTGCGGCTGGTTTTGGACGAGGGAACCTACCGGGTGGAGTTCAGGGCACCCGGCTATGAACCCTATAGCGCTTCCGTGCGGGTGGAGCGGGGCCGGGAGACCCGGGTTTCCGCCAGCCTTAGGCCCATCCGCACCGGGGAGCTTTACCTGGAGGCCAGGCCCGAGGGGGCCGAGGTCTATGTGGATGGCCGCCTCATGGGCCGGGCGCCCTTGAGGATAAGCCTGGAGGCCGGTCTCCATGAGGTGCGGGTCCTGGCCCCGGGGTACGGGGAGTACCGGGCCCAGGTGGAGGTGCGTCCAGGGGAGAGCGTGCGGCTTTACGTGGAGCTGGTCCCGGTGCGGGCGGTCCTGGAGCTCTACCTGAATGTGGAGGCCAGGGTCTTCCTGGATGGGGAGGAGGTAGGGGTGGCCAAGGGGGGGTATCTGCGCCTCGAGGCCCCCTTTGGCCAGCACGAGCTCACCCTGGTGGCCCCGGGGTACCGCACCCTGGTGGAAACCGTGCGCATCACCGGAAACCAGGTGCTGCGGTTTACCCTTAGGCCCCTTTGA
- a CDS encoding DUF1648 domain-containing protein, translating into MVRWLAPLGLFLLWALTLYAYPHLPSSIPAHWNAQGEVTRYGSRLEIFLLPLFVTFLLYPLLALAPRLGGKPSSIWPWLEAAMVWSFTLLQGILLYAAWAQAQGIPFPLGRALFVGVGLVFLALGLLLPHLPPNPVAGVRTPWTLADPEVWRKTQRRAGWVLALLGILAWVVALLGGKGPWLWTWLLALVLGGLYLVLFSLWAGKGEKLR; encoded by the coding sequence ATGGTCCGCTGGTTGGCGCCTTTAGGCCTTTTTCTCCTTTGGGCCCTCACCCTCTACGCCTATCCCCATCTGCCATCCTCCATCCCCGCCCACTGGAACGCCCAGGGGGAAGTCACCCGTTACGGAAGCCGCCTGGAGATCTTCCTCCTGCCCCTTTTTGTGACCTTCCTCCTCTATCCCCTTTTGGCCCTAGCCCCCCGGCTTGGCGGGAAGCCGTCTTCCATCTGGCCTTGGCTGGAAGCGGCCATGGTCTGGAGCTTTACCCTCCTGCAAGGCATCCTTCTCTACGCCGCTTGGGCCCAGGCCCAGGGGATACCCTTCCCTCTGGGAAGGGCTCTTTTTGTAGGGGTAGGCCTGGTCTTCCTGGCCCTAGGCCTACTCCTCCCTCACCTTCCCCCTAATCCCGTGGCCGGGGTCCGCACCCCCTGGACCCTGGCGGACCCCGAGGTCTGGCGGAAAACCCAAAGGCGGGCGGGCTGGGTCCTTGCCCTCCTGGGCATCCTGGCCTGGGTGGTGGCCCTTTTGGGGGGAAAGGGGCCTTGGCTTTGGACCTGGCTCCTGGCCCTGGTCCTAGGGGGCCTGTACCTGGTCCTCTTCTCCCTCTGGGCTGGAAAAGGGGAAAAGCTCCGCTAG
- a CDS encoding NTP transferase domain-containing protein, translated as MEAIVLGGGEEAWARKYGVRSKALVPYRGRPMAEWVLSALQEAGLSAIYVGENPGLAPSPRLTLPDTGSLLGNLEAALGHVEGRVLVATADIPHLTAEAVRFVLEKAPEAALVYPIVPKGAVEARFPHTRRTYARLREGVFTGGNLLLLHKELFFQALPLAKRVVALRKKPLALARLIGLDILLKLLLGRLTLPELEARARGILGVEARALITPYPEVGVDVDREEDLVS; from the coding sequence GTGGAGGCCATCGTCTTGGGAGGCGGCGAGGAGGCTTGGGCCCGCAAGTACGGGGTGCGGAGCAAGGCCCTGGTGCCCTATCGGGGCAGGCCCATGGCGGAGTGGGTGCTTTCCGCCCTGCAGGAGGCAGGGCTTTCCGCCATCTACGTGGGGGAGAACCCAGGCCTAGCCCCCTCCCCCCGCCTTACCCTGCCCGACACCGGGAGTCTGCTTGGCAATCTGGAGGCGGCCTTGGGGCACGTGGAGGGCCGGGTCCTGGTGGCCACCGCGGACATCCCCCACCTAACCGCGGAGGCGGTGCGCTTCGTGCTGGAGAAGGCCCCGGAAGCCGCCCTGGTTTACCCCATCGTGCCCAAAGGGGCGGTGGAGGCCCGTTTTCCCCATACCCGGCGCACCTACGCCCGGCTTAGGGAAGGGGTCTTCACCGGGGGAAACCTGTTGCTTTTGCACAAGGAGCTCTTCTTCCAGGCCCTGCCCCTGGCCAAAAGGGTGGTGGCCCTAAGGAAGAAACCCTTGGCCCTGGCCCGGCTCATCGGCTTGGATATCCTCCTCAAGCTTCTCCTGGGCCGGCTTACCCTTCCTGAGCTGGAGGCGCGGGCCAGGGGGATCCTGGGGGTGGAGGCCAGGGCCCTCATTACCCCCTACCCCGAGGTGGGGGTGGACGTGGACCGGGAGGAGGACCTGGTAAGCTAA
- a CDS encoding ferredoxin encodes MPHVICEPCIGVKDQSCVEVCPVECIYDGGDQFYIHPEECIDCGACVPACPVNAIFPEEDVPEQWKSYIEKNRKLAGLG; translated from the coding sequence ATGCCGCACGTGATCTGTGAACCCTGCATCGGCGTAAAGGACCAGTCCTGCGTGGAGGTCTGCCCCGTGGAGTGCATCTACGACGGGGGGGACCAGTTCTACATCCACCCCGAGGAGTGCATTGACTGCGGGGCCTGTGTGCCCGCCTGCCCGGTGAACGCCATCTTCCCTGAGGAGGACGTTCCCGAGCAGTGGAAGTCCTACATTGAGAAAAACCGCAAGCTGGCTGGCCTAGGCTAG
- a CDS encoding GNAT family N-acetyltransferase, translating into MGGMRTLNLSLRPVLPADAPLLHGLFLRSPGYFALIGMDPPTLEDVARDLATLERDERRRAFLLLLEEEVVGYLDYKLHYPEPEDATLSLLLIREDRQGQGLGRRALEHLLNHLTGAERLYAVVYGNNARAKDFFRAQGFRHVKDGGPTLSWYVREL; encoded by the coding sequence ATGGGAGGGATGCGGACCCTTAACCTGAGCCTACGCCCCGTGCTCCCTGCAGACGCACCCCTTTTGCACGGGCTCTTCCTGCGAAGCCCAGGGTACTTCGCCCTCATCGGCATGGATCCCCCCACCCTCGAGGACGTGGCCCGGGACCTGGCCACCCTAGAAAGGGACGAGCGCCGCCGGGCCTTTCTCCTCCTCCTGGAGGAGGAGGTGGTGGGCTACCTGGACTACAAGCTCCACTACCCCGAACCCGAGGACGCCACCCTAAGCCTCCTCCTCATCCGGGAAGACCGCCAGGGCCAGGGCCTAGGGCGGAGGGCTCTGGAGCATCTCCTAAACCACCTTACGGGGGCCGAGCGGCTTTATGCGGTGGTCTACGGCAACAACGCCCGGGCTAAGGACTTCTTCCGGGCCCAGGGCTTCCGCCACGTGAAAGACGGGGGCCCCACCCTAAGCTGGTACGTGCGAGAGCTATAA
- a CDS encoding cold-shock protein, with the protein MQKGRVKWFNAEKGYGFIEREGDTDVFVHFSAINAKGFRTLNEGDIVTFDVEPGKNGKGPQAVNVTVVEPARR; encoded by the coding sequence ATGCAGAAGGGTCGGGTCAAGTGGTTCAACGCGGAGAAGGGCTACGGCTTCATTGAGCGCGAGGGCGACACGGATGTGTTCGTCCACTTCAGCGCCATCAACGCCAAGGGGTTCCGCACCCTGAACGAGGGCGACATCGTCACCTTTGACGTGGAGCCGGGCAAGAACGGCAAGGGCCCCCAGGCGGTGAACGTCACCGTGGTGGAGCCGGCCCGCAGGTAA
- a CDS encoding DnaJ C-terminal domain-containing protein: protein MKDYYAILGVGREATQEEIKKAYRRLALQYHPDRNPGDKEAEERFKEINEAYAILSDPEKRAQYDRGLLGAPELQAEDLFDLFAQVFGFRSRRTAPRGEDLEAQVEVDLEDLVKGKEVEVAYARLVPCESCHGQGGKRVACPTCGGRGVVETYRQGLFSGFVTRSTCPHCKGQGYLLAETCPTCRGRGRVAREERVQITIPPGMDEDHLLRVPGYGNLAKGGPGDLYVRLRIRPHPHLEREGPHLVYRLRIGLAQAALGTRVEVPGLSGPIPLDIPPGTGPGEVFELPGEGLPYPGGRGALRVVVELSVPKNLSPKARELLRAYAEEVGEKVAPEGLWEKLKGLFRK, encoded by the coding sequence ATGAAGGATTACTACGCCATTCTGGGGGTGGGCCGGGAGGCCACCCAGGAGGAGATCAAAAAGGCCTACCGAAGGCTCGCCCTCCAGTACCATCCCGACCGCAACCCCGGGGACAAGGAGGCCGAGGAGCGCTTCAAGGAGATCAACGAGGCCTACGCCATCCTCTCCGACCCCGAGAAGCGGGCCCAGTACGACCGGGGGCTTCTGGGGGCGCCGGAGTTGCAAGCCGAGGACCTCTTTGACCTCTTCGCCCAGGTCTTCGGCTTCCGCTCCCGGCGCACCGCTCCCCGGGGGGAGGACCTCGAGGCCCAGGTGGAGGTGGATTTGGAAGACCTGGTCAAGGGAAAGGAGGTGGAGGTGGCCTATGCCCGGCTGGTCCCTTGCGAATCCTGCCACGGCCAGGGGGGCAAGCGGGTGGCCTGCCCCACCTGCGGAGGCCGCGGGGTGGTGGAAACCTACCGCCAGGGCCTCTTTTCCGGCTTCGTAACCCGCTCCACCTGCCCCCACTGTAAAGGGCAGGGCTACCTCCTGGCGGAAACCTGCCCCACCTGCCGGGGCCGGGGACGGGTGGCCCGGGAGGAGAGGGTGCAGATCACCATCCCCCCGGGCATGGACGAGGACCACCTCCTACGGGTCCCGGGCTACGGCAACCTGGCCAAAGGAGGCCCCGGGGACCTCTACGTGCGCCTTAGAATCCGCCCCCACCCCCATCTAGAACGGGAAGGCCCCCACCTGGTCTACCGCCTGAGGATCGGCCTAGCCCAGGCAGCCCTGGGCACCCGCGTAGAGGTACCAGGGCTCTCTGGGCCCATACCCTTGGACATCCCCCCGGGCACGGGGCCCGGGGAAGTGTTTGAGCTTCCCGGAGAAGGCCTCCCCTACCCCGGAGGCCGGGGAGCCTTAAGGGTGGTGGTGGAGCTTTCCGTACCCAAAAACCTCAGCCCCAAGGCCAGGGAACTCCTTAGGGCCTACGCGGAGGAGGTGGGGGAAAAAGTGGCCCCCGAGGGCCTTTGGGAAAAGCTCAAGGGGCTCTTTCGCAAATAG